Below is a window of Sciurus carolinensis chromosome 6, mSciCar1.2, whole genome shotgun sequence DNA.
ggaaaaaaaaaaaagctctattCTCCAGTTACGGCCTTTACACTTAATCCCAACCATCTATGTCCTATGTGAGCTCTTGCCGTGAGGAAAACTAAGAAATAACAACCAGTGGGTATTCCAGAGCAAATCCACCTGTGATACTAATAAGACCTGACATTCTCATTCATACAGTGGGCTGCTGGAACATCCCAGAATAATCATTATATGGCTAAAGCTATGGGAGCAGTAATGATTTGGAAAAGTGCTGGACTTTAGGAATGGATTTTAGATTTGGGCATTTTAGTTATTTGGGCTTGAGGACTCTACTATTTCCATTAAAACGACaggtgcattaaaaaaaaatcaaaccatacAGAATAACAAAAACACAGTAAGTTATCCTCTGAAATCACAATTCAGAGCAATAATTACTCTTAACATTTAATGCTTATGatgtttcacttttgtttttaaactgatCTCAATGGAATTAATTATTTCTTACCCATTATagtggtaaaaatttaaaagcatgtcAATATTAGGGGCTGGCCATGttgtagcaaaatgaaaattctcaTGTGCTATTAATGAGTGCAAATTAGTGTCTTAATAATACATGGGAGGACAATGAGACCCAATCTGTACATTATGGACTACAGGTCTGTTCTCCCACCTCCCCCAGAATTCTTTTTGAAACCTTAACCCACCACGTGATGGTACTGGGAGATGgagcctttgggagataattaaaTCTATAGGAAGTGATAAGGGAGAAGTCCCAATCATGGGATTAGTATCTttatgagaagagaaagagatcagAGCTCGTTTTCTCTACCACATGTGGAGATGACAGAAGATAGTGATCTACAAAACAGGAAGTGAGCACTCACCAGACCTGGATCTGTAGGTGCCTACATCTTAGacctcccaggctccagaactgtgaggaattaACATGCATTGTTCACGTCACCCAGTCTATGGAATTCTTATCACAGACACCCAAACACTCATATCCTGAGAACCAGCCTTATAATTTGTTCtcaaattgagatataattcacataccataagattcaccttttttttttttttggtcctgggcattgaatccaggggtgctcaatgactgagtcacatctccaaccctttttatattttatttagagacagggactcactaagttgcttagggtctcactaagttgctgaagctggatttgaactcacaatcctcatgcctcagccttcccagccactgggattacaggtgtgcctcaccacacctggctaagatTCACTTTTTAAAGATGTACAAATTAGTggaatttaatatatttagagAGTTGGGTAATCATCCACACTAATCtcagaacatttttataaattcccTCAAAAAATTCCATACTCATTAGCAGTTACTCCCTGTTCGATCTCACTAGCCCGTGGCAATCACTAGTCTACTTTCTAACTCTATGGATTTACTTTCTGGACATTTCAAATACATGGATGTTCCACATGATATGTGGACTTTttaactggcttctttcacttagcataatatttttaaggtttttccaGGTCATAACATAAATAAgcactccattcctttttatggctgaatagtatttcattttatgggTATATCATATCTCATTAAATATTCATCAGCTGCTAGACATTTGGCCTGTGTCCATATTTTGGATACTATGAATAATGCCACTATAAATGTTTGGTTTTTGcatggacatgttttcatttctctagaatATATATCTAAGGGTAAAATTTCTGGGTCAAATGAtaactctatgtttaactttttgggGCATTAAAACCACAGTGGTTGCATGATTTTACATCCTGCCAGTAATGTATAAAGGTTTCAGTTTCTCAACATCCATCCCAATACTTGTTATTGtgtgatttttggttttttgctttttttttttttttttttttttggtactagagattgaacccaggggcacttaaccactaagccacatccccagccatatatatatatatatatatacacacacacacacacacacacacatatatagtatatatatatatatatatatatatatatatatatatatatatactttttttaaaattttgagagagggacttgctaagttgcttaagccctcactaagttgctgaggctggctttgacctcacaattctcctgcctcagcttctcaagttgctgggattacaggcatgtgtcaccatgccaaGCTATTGTATGTCTTTTCAATTAAAGCTATCCTAGTAAGTGTGAAATGTATCTCACTGGggtttattatttgcattttcccaatAATCCCCACAGATTTTGTGTGGTTATTGGCTATTCTGTATGTTCTTAAAGAAATGTCTACACAAATATCTTGCCAATTTTTTAATTGGACTGTCCctttattattgaattatacTAATCTTCTACATATTCTGGATTCTAGACTCTTATCATATATATGGTTtgcaatattttctcccatgctcctgattgactttttactttcttgacaGTGTCCACTTGaaacttaaaagtttttaatttcaataaagtcaattttatgttttcttgtgaTGCTTAGTCTCCTATCGTCATAAAAAAACTGCCTAAGATCACAAAAATTTacacctgttttcttctaagtgtaTTAcagctttaaatttttcattatttagatCCTTTGgtccattttaagttaattttttaacctttttttaagatgttgatggacctttattttatcatttatgtatatgtagtgctgagaatcaaacccagtgcctcacacatgctaggcaagtgctctatccctgagcctcaaccccagtccccattttaagttaatttttatatttggtatGAGGTAggagtccaacttcattcttccaTAAGTAGATATTCAGTTGTCCCAGAACCATATGTCAAAGAGAATATTCTTTCTCCTGTTGAACTGTCttgtaatatataatttttaaatatatattaaatgtgcaATAGCTTAATTGTAGGAGTAGCAAAACTATGTATGTTTGTCAAGACTCATAGAACTGTAAACTATGAGTaaattttactgtatgtaaataaTATCTCAACAAacctgacatttaaaaattctacttagAGCAATGCTCACATATAGCATAAGGGATCACATATAAGGAACATATACTTCACAGGTATTGTATTCTTGTTTGTAACAGAGAGAAACTAGCCACCATCTGAAAGTCTATCAAAAGGAAAGtaactaaataaaatgtagagTAGTCATAGGATTGAATCCtatgcaaaagaaaaagttggatatatacatacatatatgtctCAAATGGATAAAGCTCAAACATTCCATTTAgtaaaaaaaagttgtaaaataatttacagaatacaaaatcatgtatgtaaaaataatatataaaaccatatatttgacctttatgaatatattatataagTGCCCTAAGGCATCTGCTAAAGGTCTGGAAGAATATTCTACAAACTAAAAATACTGCCTCTGGAGAGGCTGACAAGACACCAGAAGTAGAAGAGATGATCAGAAGAGTTAAGCTCTATCTTCTTTCCTCCAAAGAAACTTTTACCCAATTATTTCTTACATGATCAAAAAACTAATTATGTGGGATTTATGGAGTTGTAAGCAAGCAGCAAGGTCAGAAGTACAGAATCAtagttttttaatgtatgtacTCATATGTGCATTCCTGTAcccaaaatacacacacagacacacacgtgcAGAGGTGACCTTACCAATTTGGATTTTCCACGCTTTCCCGAAAGACAGACTCTTCCTTCATGGATGCATACTGTGTCCACGTAAGGCAGTGACTCCGTATAGCCATGTTTCTTCCCTGAGGATTGAGCCACGATTCCTCTTCTAACTGGATACTAGGGACCTTTAAAATGCTCACCTGCCAACAGAGGAAGGATGGCTTTCTCAATTTAAGAAGAGTAAGTGATGTAGGGAATTGAGAGCTGCTTTCAGTCTTGGGTAATAAAGAGGCCAAGAGCCCCTGACACACGGACAATGGCTCACCGATGCTGAGCTTTTGGCAATCAAACACACTGCGACCTTACCGAGAGCTGGCGAGGACATGCAAATGGTCCAGGATTTATGTAGGCTGTACAGTGCCTGGCCTAATTTCCCTAACTGCTAAACACTAAGCAAATTATCAGCCTCCTTCGTGTCTCCTCTAGGGCTGGTTATGGCCTCCTTAAATTGATGGATTCTAATCTGGTCCACTTATAGGCTCACATGCAGGGTGCTATcaggtaaaatattttcttcattttaaactcTGTCCAATACTTAGAACTGTATGTTTTCCTAGGTGGAAAGACATGGAAAACTACAAAGGCAGAATTGTACAAGTCAGAGGTATCCTTAAATTATTTAAGAATTGAGATACAAGAAAGTTGAATGCCTTTCTAAATAATAGATTCAAAGTGAGTGTATAGGGCAAAGGCAGGGTATGCACTCTGTGGAAAAAGCCAGTAATAATTTGCTGCTGCAGTGTAACACATTTTACcatctggaaaataaaagaaagttcatTTTCATTGACATATTAGCTTTCTTTCCACTAAGGATGTGACAGTCTTTTAATCCACGATAGGGAAGTGATGGAAGCTGCCGTTTTCCCTACATACAGCGCAGCAATTTAATTTGCAAGCTAATCAGCAGGAGCCGAGTTAAGTTCTAAATCACACACAGAATCTCTTGCAGGTTGAAACAACCATCTGAGGCATTTTTAAACATGTGGATCATAATGCTTTCCTCTTACTTCCTAATAATTGCAAAAAAGACTCTTGTCACAAGTCCCTCTATGGTTGAAGCCAAGCGATTAAAATTTTCCACTCACCTTTTTCCAACAAAGAATCACCAAAGTGCTTAAGGACttcaaagagagaaaacaatttGCTATCATGAAGATTTCATGATCAACAATATTATTTCACAGAAATACACAAAAAGATTTACACAGGGCACTAAGAACATTATACTATCAGAAATTACTTATCTCTGACAGTGAATTAGGAAACTGACGCTATTAACTTCCTTACTATCAgactaaatatttacaaacttTCCCCTTCTAATCATTTTTACCTGAGTCATTTCTAACCATGGACAGACTGAAAACAATATCACTTCATGAAAAATGCCAAGAATGTCTTTACAATATTAGTAGAACATTTCTACATCCATTAAGAGCCCTTCACAGAAGAGATAGACAAaaacagagacagggacagagtaATCTACAGCGGCATCTGCCAAAAGTGGGGTGGATAGGAAAGGGCTTTCCTCCTCCAAAGAGCAATGAAGTAGGAGTAGGAAGTTCCAGCGCTCTACCTCATCAGAAAATGGTGTCTCCCTCCACAACCGTTAAAAGCTACTTAGTGTTACATTTACTGTGACTAAATTTTGTAAAGAATTtacctttcttaaaatttctggAATCACATTCTGGCAGATTGCAATCCTCTTTCTATAGATAATTCCTGTTGATTcatctagaaaagaaaatttcttaagagtaaaaaacaataaataaaggcattctgttcatctacaactacaaaaaaaattttttttaattaagtaagaaaaaatattcttgacTTAAATCTTTTAAAGTCAACCTCAATTTTCTACATGTAGAATTCCTGGAGAAAATGTTTAACTCAAAACTCAGTTTCCTTCACCACTCTTCTGGGCCAAATCACAGATATTCCTTATCTATGATCAGGGACTGAGAGTAAAACTTTAAACAACTCATATGCCAAAGTCAAGGATAAAAGAATCACAAACTGTGTGTTACTCTGGATTATCAATGTCAGTGACCAGGGCCCATGAGCCTCCTGCTCAATTCCAATAAAGAGAACGTTTCCCATTAAGATGGAGAATCTAAACTGCAcagggtggcacacgcctataatcccagtgatttagaagcctaagacaggaagatccccagttcaaagccagcctcagcaactcagtgaggccctatctcaaaattaaaaggggctggagatgtggctcagtggttagaagcccttgggttcaaaaaaaaaaagaaagaaagatggagaatCTGGTTCTGTCAGCTTCTGTACCACACTCTGAAGCACTGATTTATATAAGTCATATTCTTTGTTCATAGAGGAATTGATCCCCTGTGAGCAGAACCATGGTTTTGTAGAAAAGTTTCCAGAATAGTGCTAGGTATGTAAAAAACACACTAAATATGAGTTAAACCAACAAGAGACAGAGGCAAAGAAAGAGACAAACTTTGAAGTGCTGTTATTTACTCTGAGAATTACTAGGACTCAGCTACGTTAAAATCCTGACCCCAGCTGCAAACATCTGACTGCCCAGAATTATTGTAAAACCATCTGCCTGTCGGCACTCCCTCTGGCCATCTCATCCTCACACTTCAAAAGGACGAGCCACTCCCAGAGGTGAAGATGCCCTTGACAATGACAGACATTATAATCAACACTCCCATGCCGCTTTAGAATATGAACATTGTTTTTTCAATGTTGACCTTCACAACAATCTAAAAACCAGATTATTTTCTAAGCTGGATgctcagatgaagaaactgagtctccCAAAAGTTAAGCCACGAAGGTAGTAACAAATCAGGCCTGGGAGTCAGATGTGTCTGATGCCAGATAACAACTTCCTCCCACACTGAACGCAGGTACAtaagaagaagttttttaaatatatttatatcgtTATAGAAGTGCAGAAAATACCCTCACAAGCAAAAGATAGTTTTACATCTATCAAGCACAGAGGGAGCTCAGAGTCATGTAACCAAGAGGAGCACCTCATGACTTCTAAAAAAGCCTGCAGAGCACGTTAGACAGCGGTCTGGGGGTCTCCAACGTTTGTGTGCTGACGATGTACACTGTCACGGCTTCCCACGCTGCTCATTCCTCAAGTTCAAACAACAGTGACAACCCTTCCACTGAGGACGGGGACGACAAAGAACAGGAGAGATGCCTAAGCTCTAGCTCAGGagttagaaaacattttctgaagAGTTACATggtaaataatttgttttgtggGCATTAAGGCCTCTCTCAAAAATACTCAGCTCTGCCATTACAGAAAGGAAGCAGCCATGGTAAACAAATGGGTGTagctatattccaacaaaactcTCAAAAACAGGCATCATGAGCCATCATTGGTCCACCCCATCTCTAACCAGCACTGAAACACATTGTCGGGTACCTGTAAGACTCCATAAGGTAACCATTCTCTGGTCACATCTCATAACATGCTATTATTACACGTGTTTTGCCACCTACAAAATGATATATAAACTTAGGGTAAAGATATAGCCAGGAGACCTAGggtaaattatttaacctctctatACATTAACGTCTTCACTCACTAAATAAAGtaagagtgcctggcacatactaAGTGCCCCAAAATGTTACCTATTATAAGATGTAGCTCAATCTTTTTTCGTTcttgtaccagtgattgaacccagaggcacttaactagtgagccacatccccagcccttttttgtattttatttagaaaaagaggcttgctgagttgcttaggacctcactcagttgctgaggctggctttgaactctcgatcctcctgcctcagcctccctagccactgtgATTACtagtgtgcaccacagtgcccagcttgcAGCTCAGTCTTACCATTAAAAGTAACAAGAGAATTGTTTAAGACAAAataggacacacacacatgtacacatgcatcTTTCCCAAGTCAGCAATGACAATCCCTGACAATCATCAATGACATGGGTACACTCAAAGAACTTACCTATTTTTTCCTCCACGATTTTTACAGAGATGACATTTTTGTCCATGGGGTTTGGATACTAAATGAAAAACACATAAAGAAGAATTACAATTCATCTTTTACCAAAGTGAATTAGTTAGTAGTAAACACAGCTATTTGCAGGATCCATAAATATTTGCCAAACAACCACTCAGTAAAGGTCAATTTTAAATCAAGGATCTTAATTTCATCATCAGGACTGAATAAGTGAGAAGACTGGACTTGTATGAAATCCAGGGAAGATTTAGTTCTAACCTACCCCTGGGCAGatgtggggggtgggagtggggataTGAGGTTAAACTAATTAACAAATATAATACTACCAATACTGAGCCAAACTAACATAAATCAATAGTGCTCTTCATGCCAGGCACTGTCTAATGCTTTAATTGCATGATCCTGAGTAAATCCAACAGCTGCTCTCTTATGAATGGGTTATATATCgttatccccatttttcagaaATGGATACTGAATAAAGATTGGATTGGTTAGAGTCACCCAGCTGGCCCCTGCTAGAGCAAGGAAATTAAACCAGGCCTGTCTGATACAGAAAGAATTCCTTCACTCCCATCCTAACCATTGCCTGGTGGCTGGATTAGCATCTCAGGATAATGATCATAGACATACAGAATGCCAGGGAAATAGTAGgtgctctataaatatttaatttgctgATTTAATTCTCTTGAAAGAATTTGGATGTAATAAGGTTGATAATAGCTACCATTTCTGTCCTTGGCAATTTACATACCTTATCTCAGTTAATTCTCAAAAACCATTCCATGAAgtaagtgttattttttttttcatttcatatatgaGAAATAAGTCTTGGTTAATAAATAATTTGCTCGAAAGAGTTCATGAGTAATGTATTGGGGTAATGTAATTTACCCCTAGAtattctctctctgcctccaaaGCCAGCCCTCCTAACCTACCATGAAATTACCTCACCAGTTACTCAAGCCCCACCGTTTCCATTACTCAGATGTgaaaagagagatggagagagcaGAAGTGACTCCCTCCAAGTCATAAATCAGGTGGCTGCTGACTGGAGCCTGCCGAGCCCCCGGGCCTACCCCTCCCCAGGTTTCCTACCTCTCATGTGATCAAATCTAAAAAGGAAATACGTGGGAAGTCTTCTCCAGGGCACGAGAAGATTCTGGGCAAGAGGTAAGAGCAATAGGACAGCTGAGGGGTGAGAGCAGAGGGGCCCGTCACTTGAAGGACTGGAGCTTGAAGTGCCCCAAATCCTGAAAAATGGAACAGGAAATTGTGAGCTTAGGTCTCCCCACTCAGCAGCAGTTGCAGGCACCACTGTGTGTGTACCCGCACCTGTGCCTGCACACCTGTCTCTAAGAGTCTGTCCAACCAACTGATTTTCAGGGAGAAGGGTCTGTCACTTTCACACATGCTTAAAGATATCTGTGGCCCCAGAAAGACCCTAGCTTAGAACATGGGTTCTATGAGGTGTCTGTTTCAACTACTCCCATTTTTCTACCGACCAGCACAGTGTCCGGCATGTGATAAGCACCCAATAACTATTTGCTGAGTGAGTCGGTGATCTGGAACACAGACCTCAATGACAAGCCTTCCGTTACTTGGAAACTAGTCTGTGAAGGGGGTAGTGTCTCACTCTTCCACCGCCTCAACAGGACCCGACCTTCCACATGGGCAAATGTCACTCACACCTCCATTCTGGCAATGGCAATCTTGGTAATTGATGAAAAACATGGTTTgttagttgttttgtttgttttgcggtACTGGAAGTCAAATCCAGAGCCTTCCAtatgctttaccaatgagctacattcctaggccaaaaaacatgatttttataaactgctttaaaaagttcattcattcattttacccCTAGAAAGAAGTGCTCAAAATTACAACACCTGGTTTTCTGAAGTTTAGCCCTTCAGAAACACATGTCCACCACAGAGTCGGGTTTGGATAATCTACTCAGCACGAGAGACCTTCACTTAACACAGGGCCCTTGAAGCAGGGCAGAATCTGAGACCCCCAAGACCCAGAAagcatgtgtgcctgtgtgcaaaTTATAACTTGTACACTAACGTAACTAAGATTGTGTCCTATACTACCACGTTCTGGTTTGCTCATTATATACCCACTAATAAATCCTGATTGAATATCATGTTATAAATACAGAATATGTTCTTGGGAGACtactaaattataaaagaatttagaaatgtGATCACCACAGAAGTACAGTGataaaagttttcaaattcttcactgAGTTGTCAGTGAAATTCCCAAAGATTGTAAACTGAAATACTTGGCACTTTTACATAAGCTTAATACTTGCTTAGTAGTACAAAGGTGTTGATTTAAATAATAGTGAAAATGCTCTACTTTTTCTtcatctggttttttttttattttggggttttttttggttttttttgagaacatACCATGTCGGACACTGTTCCAGGCACTCAGGATATAGTGTCTGGCTACAAAATTGTATGTAGCCTCTTACAGAATTTACATGTTAATtgggaaaacaaataataaatacatcaGTTCtgctcagaagaaaataaatcagactGAGGGAtgataagcaaatgaaaagcCATGGAAGGGGGCATTGTAAAATACTTAAGGATGGCTCATTAGACAACGTTTgtaaataacaaaagtaaaatggaaatctAAGCTGAACACAGCCACCATGAACTGTTCACTCTAGGAACTAATCATTTACAAGATTTAAGTCATTTTCCTATGCAACTACTTTTGGCGTTGTATAGGCATGAGCCTCAAATTTCTACACAAGAATGGTAAAAGAAATTAGGGGTTTATGTGCAATAGCTAAATACCATTACACCATGACATGAATGGCACatattctaacttttttttttttaattgaataagtAGTGAACTGAGGCTCCTCCTACCTGGCATTACTTGAAATGATCTGATGCCATCTTGTGGTAActtgaatattcatgttttaattCATGAAAATTTACCTAAAGTCCAGTATTAAGGGTTTGAGAGAAGGAAGGCTACTCTGGGAAGATTACCAGTAGGAATCAACCTGGGAAGGCAATAAACAGGTGGCCAGGTTATTCTGAACACCTTTTCAAGCACAATGTGATGTGGAATTCATCCAGCCAGCTCAGGATCCAaccaaaaattcacaaaatttctACTGTATTCACACAGGATGCTCTGAATTAGAGGCAGCCATGTACATGATCTCACTTAGTCCTCTCCCCAGTCCCAAAAAAATCCTCTTAACGAGTATTAAGATATGAAGTCTTTCTGTTACAAACCTAATGGTGTGAAGCCGCCAGACAAGCAGGGCCTCACAGGGACTCTCCCTTCCCCATTCCACACTGGAATCTCTCCTAAAAGCAAAGTGGTCTGACCACCTAGATTTCTGCCAAATGCCCTTGTCTTCCTTGAACTTGGTTCAGTACATCACATTCTGCCCTGTGCATAAGAATTTCCCACAACGCTGCATACATACACCAGGTATAAGCTATTTTATGGTTGATTTGAGAGATTTTTCAAGGTGCAATTgacttaattttgattttatttattatttttattttcttcacaaagTAAGATAACTCCTTTCCCTTTGCCAAGATATAATTCTATTCAAAAATCATCATACATAGTATATGTAACAGTCTAACAAATGCAAAATGTAGATTTTCCTAGGTTGCCATATcctcctgcttttatttatttcttacctATTAAAAGGTCAGAGGCCAAAAACTAAATGATGAAGGGGGAGGAGTATACATTAAAACCAAAGCAACTGGAAAAACTAAGAGGACAAAAATAATGAGTtcatttattatagaaaaaatattcaatacaaTAGTGGATGGAGCTTACGAAGAAATGGCATTTAACTTTCTTATTTCCTGAGTGTAAAATTCATCATTCAAAAAAACCTACTCACAAAAGTAAGGACTTCTTAAAATATCAACTTTCCAAAAAGCTCAGAAGTCAGTGCCTGCCTTTTGTAATATCCCCCAAAAGTGTCAATGACCTCAAAAGGAGTCATTATATACCAACTTTCAAATGGGAGTTTAAGGCAGCAGGTGAACTAACAGATCTCTGATTAGTCTTGTGAAGGCCATGAGGATCGAAACTTAATCTGCATATTAGCATATACATATTTGCTTTATAAGCTTTAAGGGAATCTGCTACCCAGGCTGTTTCCAAACATGTACATGCAAAGGGATAAAATGCTGAAAAGAGATTTGGTGTTTAGCCACAGAAAGAAACCACCATGAGCTGTGCCAAATCCCTTTTGTGAACTCCATGGAAATACTCTGTCTTGGAAGAAAAGCAAAGTTGATTTTACATGAAGATCAAATGAGTCATTGATTAAATAAAACCTGAACGATCAAGAACTAAACATGTAAGTCAACAGATATGTTGAGTGGCTGTTCATTGGTCTTTCATACCAGTCTGATGACGaagcagaaagaacaaaggacAGGAGCCCAGCCATGCAGACCAC
It encodes the following:
- the Prelid2 gene encoding PRELI domain-containing protein 2 isoform X3, which codes for MGVTVDVHQVYKYPFEQVVASFLRKYPNPMDKNVISVKIVEEKIDESTGIIYRKRIAICQNVIPEILRKSLSTLVILCWKKVSILKVPSIQLEEESWLNPQGRNMAIRSHCLTWTQYASMKEESVFRESVENPNWTEFIQRGRISITGAGFLNCILETFAGTFLRQGAQKMT
- the Prelid2 gene encoding PRELI domain-containing protein 2 isoform X1, with product MGVTVDVHQVYKYPFEQVVASFLRKYPNPMDKNVISVKIVEEKIDESTGIIYRKRIAICQNVIPEILRKSLSTLVILCWKKVSILKVPSIQLEEESWLNPQGRNMAIRSHCLTWTQYASMKEESVFRESVENPNWTEFIQRGRISITGAGFLNCILETFAGTFLRQGAQKGIRIMEMLLKEQCGAPLAE
- the Prelid2 gene encoding PRELI domain-containing protein 2 isoform X2, which gives rise to MGVTVDVHQVYKYPFEQVVASFLRKYPNPMDKNVISVKIVEEKIDESTGIIYRKRIAICQNVIPEILRKVSILKVPSIQLEEESWLNPQGRNMAIRSHCLTWTQYASMKEESVFRESVENPNWTEFIQRGRISITGAGFLNCILETFAGTFLRQGAQKGIRIMEMLLKEQCGAPLAE
- the Prelid2 gene encoding PRELI domain-containing protein 2 isoform X4 translates to MGVTVDVHQVYKYPFEQVVASFLRKYPNPMDKNVISVKIVEEKIDESTGIIYRKRIAICQNVIPEILRKSLSTLVILCWKKVSILKVPSIQLEEESWLNPQGRNMAIRSHCLTWTQYASMKEESVFRESVENPNWTEFIQRGRISITGAGFLNCILETFAGTFLRQGAQKS